In a single window of the Raphanus sativus cultivar WK10039 chromosome 9, ASM80110v3, whole genome shotgun sequence genome:
- the LOC108827235 gene encoding myosin-binding protein 2, with the protein MAANRFATLIHRKTNRITLVLVYALLEWTLIFFILLNSLFSYFILRFADYFGLKRPCLLCSRLDRFFDPSGKSPSHRDLLCDDHQIVSTPPPPSKPLLESSKGSDESFDVVFPKDLVCCAPIEPDLRDDNNSFINTANLIGDDVQVHNGRLFTERSRSIFALEEHVGSVPLIDSLERSFARVEQETEEKEDVDDEETEETEEKVVDDETEETEEKVVDEEETEEKVVDGDDDDDEFSCFVSSFDCNREVVVTEKEEEEENRVDLVDELAPATNLEFYIDDKDCHLIPVEEFYKPSEEVREISDVNGDFILDFGAEPDLSAPAEEDVGLTSDEISAPKESKHVEVAETNEGALLMFVRPDQQQQPEPDFLAAAEAAAEEVEDVELVSTFTSPGELEPEKAETTQGALSMFVCPDQQQSEPDFGATKVMETAEEDVGLSSDEISEVPSPGESKQDVAETKQDSPTDEDELLQTQTDEETDADVSIGTEIPDHEQIGDDQSHELIPQDEYEDDHHNGNDTLEFRTVDIETRRPVLNANKELLLETSRSIMFQLDRTEPTLECASSLTVVDKLKSELEEERKALNALYEELEEERSASATAANETMAMINRLHEEKAAMQMEALQYQRMMEEQSEFDQEALQLLNEVIVKREKENAELEKELEACRKRLDEYEAMMMMRRMRDSSVDSYRNNGDLQHKNVEESESESEKNTPVDVVLRLDECLDDYEGERLSILGRLKFLEEKLTALNDEEEEAKTFESNGSINGNGHVHEKETNGKHRVLKSKRLLPLFDAVDGEIGNGDHYENGVDESEKGEIVNVEEEVDELYERLEALEADREFLRHCVGSLKKGDKGVHLLREILQQLRDLKNIDLIRVREIEDLSF; encoded by the exons ATGGCGGCCAACAGATTCGCGACCTTGATCCACCGCAAAACGAACCGGATCACACTAGTCCTCGTCTACGCTCTCCTCGAGTGGactctcatcttcttcatcctcctcaACTCTCTCTTCTCCTATTTCATCCTCAGATTCGCTGATTACTTCGGCCTCAAGCGACCTTGCCTCCTCTGCTCACGTCTCGATCGGTTCTTCGACCCCTCCGGGAAATCTCCTTCCCACAGAGATCTCCTCTGCGACGATCACCAGATTGTTTCTACGCCTCCTCCTCCCTCGAAACCTCTTCTTGAATCATCAAAAGGTTCCGATGAGTCTTTCGATGTGGTGTTCCCTAAGGACTTGGTCTGTTGTGCTCCGATCGAGCCTGATCTGAGGGATGATAATAATAGCTTTATCAACACGGCGAATCTGATCGGAGATGATGTTCAAGTTCACAATGGTCGGCTTTTCACCGAACGGTCCCGATCTATCTTTGCCTTGGAAGAACACGTGGGATCCGTGCCTTTGATTGATTCTCTGGAACGTAGCTTCGCAAGGGTTGAACAAGAAACAGAGGAGAAGgaagatgttgatgatgaagaaacagaggaaacagaggagaaggttgttgatgatgaaacagaggaaacagaggagaAGGTTGTTGATGaggaagaaacagaggagaagGTTGTTGacggtgatgatgatgatgatgagttctCTTGCTTTGTATCGAGTTTCGACTGTAACAGAGAAGTTGTTGTAacggagaaggaagaagaagaagaaaacagagtgGATCTAGTCGATGAACTTGCGCCGGCGACAAACCTAGAGTTCTACATTGACGACAAGGACTGCCATTTGATTCCAGTCGAAGAATTCTACAAACCTAGCGAGGAAGTCCGAGAGATCTCCGACGTTAACGGAGACTTCATACTCGATTTCGGCGCTGAACCTGATTTATCGGCACCGGCGGAGGAGGACGTGGGGTTAACTTCCGACGAGATCTCCGCGCCGAAAGAATCGAAACATGTGGAGGTAGCTGAAACAAATGAAGGTGCGTTGTTAATGTTTGTTCGTCCtgatcaacaacaacaacctgaACCCGACTTCCTGGCGGCCGCGGAGGCGGCCGCAGAGGAGGTGGAAGACGTGGAGTTAGTCTCCACGTTTACTTCTCCGGGAGAATTGGAACCGGAGAAGGCTGAGACTACTCAGGGTGCTTTGTCAATGTTTGTTTGTCCTGATCAACAACAATCTGAACCTGACTTCGGGGCGACGAAGGTGATGGAGACGGCGGAGGAAGACGTGGGATTATCTTCAGACGAGATATCCGAGGTTCCCTCGCCGGGAGAATCGAAACAGGACGTGGCTGAGACCAAACAAG ATTCTCCGACAGATGAAGATGAATTATTACAAACGCAAACCGACGAAGAAACAGACGCAGACGTTTCAATAGGAACAGAGATTCCTGATCACGAGCAAATCGGAGACGACCAATCCCACGAACTCATTCCTCAAGACGAATACGAAGATGATCATCATAATGGTAACGATACGTTGGAGTTCAGAACAGTCGATATCGAGACAAGGAGACCCGTCTTAAACGCCAACAAAGAGCTGCTTCTCGAAACTTCCCGCTCGATTATGTTCCAACTAGATCGAACAGAACCCACCCTCGAATGCGCATCATCACTCACCGTGGTGGACAAGCTCAAGTCGGAGCTGGAAGAAGAGCGAAAGGCTCTCAACGCTTTATACGAGGAGCTGGAGGAAGAGAGGAGCGCGTCCGCGACTGCAGCCAACGAGACGATGGCGATGATCAACCGGTTGCACGAGGAGAAGGCCGCGATGCAGATGGAGGCGCTGCAGTACCAGAGGATGATGGAGGAGCAATCCGAGTTCGATCAGGAAGCCTTGCAGCTGCTGAACGAGGTCATCGTGAAACGTGAGAAGGAGAACGCGGAGCTGGAGAAGGAGCTGGAGGCGTGTAGAAAGAGGTTGGATGAGTACGAagctatgatgatgatgaggagaaTGAGAGACTCCTCCGTTGATTCGTATAGAAACAACGGTGACTTGCAACACAAGAATGTTGAagagagtgagagtgagagtGAGAAGAACACTCCCGTTGATGTCGTGCTTCGTCTTGATGAGTGTTTAGATGATTACGAAGGAGAGAGGCTTTCGATTCTTGGGAGGTTGAAGTTTCTTGAAGAGAAACTCACAGCTCTgaatgatgaagaagaggaagctaAGACGTTTGAGAGTAATGGTAGCATCAATGGAAACGGACATGTTCATGAAAAGGAGACCAATGGGAAGCATAGAGTACTCAAGTCAAAGAGACTACTTCCACTGTTCGATGCAGTAGATGGAGAGATTGGAAACGGAGACCACTATGAAAACGGGGTTGATGAATCGGAGAAAGGTGAGATTGTTAacgtggaagaagaagtggatgAGCTATACGAGAGACTAGAAGCGCTAGAAGCGGATAGAGAGTTCTTGAGACATTGTGTTGGCTCGTTGAAGAAAGGGGACAAAGGTGTTCATCTCCTCCGTGAGATTCTACAGCAACTACGTGATCTCAAGAATATTGATCTTATTCGTGTAAGAGAAATTGAAGACCTGAGTTTTTGA
- the LOC108828499 gene encoding LOW QUALITY PROTEIN: NAD(P)H-quinone oxidoreductase subunit L, chloroplastic (The sequence of the model RefSeq protein was modified relative to this genomic sequence to represent the inferred CDS: inserted 2 bases in 1 codon), whose amino-acid sequence MSHCCSLGLYAPNPLYSLSSRPHTRSVRAPLCIASHTKPNSNTDSLFHYVAKMRAMDGDFFGAKKTIFAAQLGAVLAIIDHPTLAIXVNHEQELSSLVLDFMFFPG is encoded by the exons ATGAGCCATTGCTGCTCTCTTGGGCTCTATGCCCCTAATCCTTTGTACTCTCTATCTTCCAGGCCTCACACTCGCAGCGTCAGAGCTCCTCTCTGCATCGCATCTCACACCAAACCCAACTCTAACACCGACTCTCTTTTTCAT TATGTTGCCAAGATGAGAGCAATGGACGGAGACTTCTTTGGAGCAAAGAAGACAATCTTTGCAGCTCAACTCGGTGCAGTTCTTGCCATA ATTGATCATCCCACCTTGGCAAT AGTCAACCACGAGCAAGAACTAAGCAGCCTCGTGCTTGATTTCATGTTCTTTCCCGGGTAA
- the LOC108824529 gene encoding uncharacterized protein LOC108824529 isoform X3, with protein sequence MCCLVLERIRSIKASQGDLSVGLLSWAHNLLPVVSNKNCNPQSRDLILQLVETILSNPKARTILVSGAVRKGERLIPPPSFEILVQLTFPASSARVKATERFEAVYPLLKEVALAGAPGSKAMKQVTQQIFTSALRLAGEGNPVLAKAAAGIAVWAVTENVDCCKHWDNLYKENLEASVAVLKRLVEEWKEHSLKLSSSPSSTVTLNRTIKSFRLKNEEGICEGRGNGSLYREADKFCKVISGRLSSGSGCLKGTAITLVVLAAAGAAVLSSNREGATSELKSLVDSLELHQYYNAIITALKN encoded by the exons ATGTGTTGCCTAGTCTTAGAGAGAATCCGAAGTATCAAG GCCTCTCAAGGTGATTTATCCGTAGGGTTGCTTTCATGGGCACACAACTTGTTACCTGTAGTCAGTAACAAAAACTGCAACCCTCAGTCGAGAGATCTCATCTTACAGTTGGTTGAGAC AATTTTGTCGAATCCAAAGGCTAGGACTATACTTGTAAGTGGAGCTGTAAGGAAGGGAGAGCGATTGATTCCACCTCCTTCATTTGAGATCTTGGTTCAGCTTACATTCCCTGCTTCATCCGCAAGAGTCAAG GCTACAGAGAGGTTTGAGGCAGTATATCCGTTACTGAAGGAAGTGGCTCTTGCCGGTGCACCAGGAAGCAAGGCGATGAAACAAGTCACTCAACAGATATTCACTTCCGCTCTGAGATTAGCTGGAGAAGGTAATCCCGTTTTAGCCAAGGCAGCTGCAGGAATCGCTGTATGGGCTGTGACGGAGAACGTGGATTGCTGCAAACACTGGGACAATCTCTATAAGGAGAATCTTGAAGCTAGTGTTGCTGTTCTTAAAAGACTTGTAGAGGAATGGAAGGAGCATTCACTCAAGCTATCATCATCGCCGAGTAGTACTGTTACTCTCAACCGAACTATTAAGAGCTTCAGGCTTAAG AACGAGGAAGGCATCTGTGAAGGAAGAGGCAATGGTTCTCTTTACAGAGAAGCTGATAAGTTCTGCAAAGTGATATCAGGGAGACTCTCCAGTGGAAGTGGCTGCCTCAAAGGAACAGCGATTACTCTTGTGGTTCTAGCTGCCGCTGGAGCAGCTGTTCTGTCTTCCAACCGTGAGGGGGCTACATCCGAGCTGAAGAGCCTGGTAGACTCATTGGAGCTGCACCAGTACTATAACGCAATCATCACAGCTTTGAAGAATTAA
- the LOC108824529 gene encoding uncharacterized protein LOC108824529 isoform X2, with translation MVLRRKPDALINVLPSLRENPKYQGQDKLPVVVWMMAQASQGDLSVGLLSWAHNLLPVVSNKNCNPQSRDLILQLVETILSNPKARTILVSGAVRKGERLIPPPSFEILVQLTFPASSARVKEVALAGAPGSKAMKQVTQQIFTSALRLAGEGNPVLAKAAAGIAVWAVTENVDCCKHWDNLYKENLEASVAVLKRLVEEWKEHSLKLSSSPSSTVTLNRTIKSFRLKNEEGICEGRGNGSLYREADKFCKVISGRLSSGSGCLKGTAITLVVLAAAGAAVLSSNREGATSELKSLVDSLELHQYYNAIITALKN, from the exons ATGGTATTGCGTAGGAAGCCTGATGCATTGATTAATGTGTTGCCTAGTCTTAGAGAGAATCCGAAGTATCAAGGTCAGGACAAGCTTCCGGTTGTAGTTTGGATGATGgctcag GCCTCTCAAGGTGATTTATCCGTAGGGTTGCTTTCATGGGCACACAACTTGTTACCTGTAGTCAGTAACAAAAACTGCAACCCTCAGTCGAGAGATCTCATCTTACAGTTGGTTGAGAC AATTTTGTCGAATCCAAAGGCTAGGACTATACTTGTAAGTGGAGCTGTAAGGAAGGGAGAGCGATTGATTCCACCTCCTTCATTTGAGATCTTGGTTCAGCTTACATTCCCTGCTTCATCCGCAAGAGTCAAG GAAGTGGCTCTTGCCGGTGCACCAGGAAGCAAGGCGATGAAACAAGTCACTCAACAGATATTCACTTCCGCTCTGAGATTAGCTGGAGAAGGTAATCCCGTTTTAGCCAAGGCAGCTGCAGGAATCGCTGTATGGGCTGTGACGGAGAACGTGGATTGCTGCAAACACTGGGACAATCTCTATAAGGAGAATCTTGAAGCTAGTGTTGCTGTTCTTAAAAGACTTGTAGAGGAATGGAAGGAGCATTCACTCAAGCTATCATCATCGCCGAGTAGTACTGTTACTCTCAACCGAACTATTAAGAGCTTCAGGCTTAAG AACGAGGAAGGCATCTGTGAAGGAAGAGGCAATGGTTCTCTTTACAGAGAAGCTGATAAGTTCTGCAAAGTGATATCAGGGAGACTCTCCAGTGGAAGTGGCTGCCTCAAAGGAACAGCGATTACTCTTGTGGTTCTAGCTGCCGCTGGAGCAGCTGTTCTGTCTTCCAACCGTGAGGGGGCTACATCCGAGCTGAAGAGCCTGGTAGACTCATTGGAGCTGCACCAGTACTATAACGCAATCATCACAGCTTTGAAGAATTAA
- the LOC108824529 gene encoding uncharacterized protein LOC108824529 isoform X1: MVLRRKPDALINVLPSLRENPKYQGQDKLPVVVWMMAQASQGDLSVGLLSWAHNLLPVVSNKNCNPQSRDLILQLVETILSNPKARTILVSGAVRKGERLIPPPSFEILVQLTFPASSARVKATERFEAVYPLLKEVALAGAPGSKAMKQVTQQIFTSALRLAGEGNPVLAKAAAGIAVWAVTENVDCCKHWDNLYKENLEASVAVLKRLVEEWKEHSLKLSSSPSSTVTLNRTIKSFRLKNEEGICEGRGNGSLYREADKFCKVISGRLSSGSGCLKGTAITLVVLAAAGAAVLSSNREGATSELKSLVDSLELHQYYNAIITALKN, from the exons ATGGTATTGCGTAGGAAGCCTGATGCATTGATTAATGTGTTGCCTAGTCTTAGAGAGAATCCGAAGTATCAAGGTCAGGACAAGCTTCCGGTTGTAGTTTGGATGATGgctcag GCCTCTCAAGGTGATTTATCCGTAGGGTTGCTTTCATGGGCACACAACTTGTTACCTGTAGTCAGTAACAAAAACTGCAACCCTCAGTCGAGAGATCTCATCTTACAGTTGGTTGAGAC AATTTTGTCGAATCCAAAGGCTAGGACTATACTTGTAAGTGGAGCTGTAAGGAAGGGAGAGCGATTGATTCCACCTCCTTCATTTGAGATCTTGGTTCAGCTTACATTCCCTGCTTCATCCGCAAGAGTCAAG GCTACAGAGAGGTTTGAGGCAGTATATCCGTTACTGAAGGAAGTGGCTCTTGCCGGTGCACCAGGAAGCAAGGCGATGAAACAAGTCACTCAACAGATATTCACTTCCGCTCTGAGATTAGCTGGAGAAGGTAATCCCGTTTTAGCCAAGGCAGCTGCAGGAATCGCTGTATGGGCTGTGACGGAGAACGTGGATTGCTGCAAACACTGGGACAATCTCTATAAGGAGAATCTTGAAGCTAGTGTTGCTGTTCTTAAAAGACTTGTAGAGGAATGGAAGGAGCATTCACTCAAGCTATCATCATCGCCGAGTAGTACTGTTACTCTCAACCGAACTATTAAGAGCTTCAGGCTTAAG AACGAGGAAGGCATCTGTGAAGGAAGAGGCAATGGTTCTCTTTACAGAGAAGCTGATAAGTTCTGCAAAGTGATATCAGGGAGACTCTCCAGTGGAAGTGGCTGCCTCAAAGGAACAGCGATTACTCTTGTGGTTCTAGCTGCCGCTGGAGCAGCTGTTCTGTCTTCCAACCGTGAGGGGGCTACATCCGAGCTGAAGAGCCTGGTAGACTCATTGGAGCTGCACCAGTACTATAACGCAATCATCACAGCTTTGAAGAATTAA
- the LOC108828500 gene encoding uncharacterized protein At4g22758, translating to MLLYNKQKKNAKGNRILISVTVLGSAGPIRFVAYEEDLVASVIDTALKCYAREGRLPLLGSDFNDFLLYCPMVGPEALSAWNAIGSLGARNFTLCKKPEEKKVVAKEGARKGGSFKAWINKSFSLKVSTH from the exons ATGTTGCTCTACAACAAGCAGAAGAAGAACGCTAAGGGAAACCGGATCCTCATCAGCGTAACCGTTCTCGGCAGCGCCGGTCCGATCCGGTTCGTTGCTTACGAGGAAGATCTCGTCGCTTCTGTTATCGACACTGCTCTCAAGTGCTACGCTCGCGAAGGTCGCCTCCCTCTCCTCGGATCTGATTTCAATGACTTTCTTCTCTACTGTCCCATGGTCGGACCTGAAG CTTTAAGCGCGTGGAATGCGATTGGATCGCTTGGTGCGAGGAACTTTACTCTGTGTAAGAAACcagaggagaagaaggttgTGGCCAAGGAAGGAGCAAGGAAAGGAGGGAGCTTTAAAGCTTGGATCAACAAGTCCTTCAGCCTCAAAGTCTCCACCCATTAA